CCCATCCTCTTTGGTGCCCGCATGCTGACGCTCTCCACCGCTTTTGATTCCGGTGCAATTGAAACTATTTCACTGGAAGATCACGCCAATATCCGTTTGAACCTGCGCGCCGATAACGCCTCCGCCTTCAAGCAATGGTTCCACTTCCGCTTGTCTGGCACCGCGTTTCGCGAATGCGTGATGCATATCGAGAACGCCGGGCAATCGGCTTATCCGGGCGGCTGGGATGGCTACGCCGCACGCGCCTCGTATGATGGCATTGAATGGTTCTGCGTACCGACCGAATACGAAAACGGCGTACTGACCATTCGCCACCAGCCGCAACGTGACACGGTTTACTACGCGTACTTCGAGCCGTATTCGTGGGAGCGTCATCTGCAAATGCTCGGCCACGCCCAGATTTCGCCCGATTGCGTGATCCGTGAACTTGGTCAGACTGTCGATGGTCGCCCGCTGGACATGCTGCGCATCGGTACGCCGGAACCGGGCAAGAAAACCATCTGGATCACTGCCCGCCAGCATCCAGGCGAGAGCATGGCCGAATGGTGTGCCGAAGGCGTTATCGGCACCTTGCTCGATACCCAGCACGCCGTGGGCCGGACCTTGCTCAATAAAGCCGTGTTTTACATTGTTCCCAATATGAACCCGGATGGCTCGGTACGCGGCAATCTGCGCACCAACGCGGCTGGCACCAACCTGAATCGTGCGTGGCAAGCCCCGAGCATGGAAACCAGCCCTGAGGTGTTTCTGGTTCGCCAGGCCATGCAGGAAACCGGCGTGGATGCGTTCTTTGACATGCACGGCGACGAAAGCATTCCGCACAACTTTGTGGCTGGCTGTGAAGACAACCCTTCGTTCTCGGCGCATCAACGCGCGCTGCAAGATGCCTTCAAAACCTTGTGGGTGGCGGTCTCACCAGATTTCCAGACCGAGTACGGCTACGGCGACAGCCAGTTTGGCCCGGAGACTCTGACGCTAGCCACCAACTGGGTCGGCGATCATTTTGGTTGTCTGGCGTTTACGCTGGAAATGCCGTTCAAAGACACGGCCAATCACCCAGAGCCTGATGTGGGCTGGAATGGTGAGCGCAGCATGCAGCTGGGCGTATCCATGCTGACCGCGCTGAATGGCGTGATTGATCGCCTGCGTTAAATACTTCCACGCCACTGCGCGACACGCAGCAAATAAAAAAGGCACGCCGTAGCGTGCCTTTTTTGATCAATCCCCGGCAATCAAGCCATGGCTGGTTCAAGCGCGTCTTTCATCTTTTGCAGCGCCTTGGCTTCAATCTGGCGAATCCGCTCTGCCGAAACACCAAATTCGGCGGCCAGTTCATGCAGCGTAGTGCTGCCATCGTCACCGAGCCAGCGCGCTTCGATAATGCGGCGGCTACGTGCGTCCAGCGTACCCAAGGCTTGCTGCAGCCCTTCCGATTGCAGATTGTCGTAGGCGCGGCGTTCGATCTGGCGAACTGGTTCGTTTTCGCTATCAGCCAGCCAGTCGATTGGTGCGTAACCGTCGTCGTCCCCGTCGTCCGCCATCAGGGCCACATCCTGGCCAGTCATGCGGGTTTCCATTTCGAGGACTTCTTCCGGCTTCACGCCCAGGTCTTCGGCAATCACTTGCGCTTGCGCTTGAGTCAACGCGGAAAAACCGGTTTTCTTGGAACGCAGGTTGAAGAACAGCTTGCGCTGGGCTTTGGTGGTGGCAATACGCACCAGACGCCAGTTGCGCAAAATGTACTCATGAATCTCGGCTTTGATCCAGTGCACTGCAAACGAGAACAGGCGCACGCCACGGCTCGGCTCGAACCGCTTCACAGCCTTCATCAGGCCAATATTGCCTTCCTGTACCAGGTCTGCCTGCTGCAAACCGTAACCGGCATAACCACGCGCAATGGAAACCACTACGCGCAGATGGGACATCACCAACTGGCCGGCGGCTTCCAGGTCGTTGTCATTGCGGTAGCGGTTGGCCAGATCAATTTCCTGCTCATGAGTGAGCATGGGCACGGCATTGACTCGCTGAATGTAGCTCTCAATGCTATCGCCACCAGTGATGACCGGCAATGCAACGCTATCTACCATGAATATTCTCCTGTGTTGCTCTGCGTCGTTTCAAACGACGACGCTAGATATTAGCACTCCATCCCTCTGAGTGCTAACGGTGCAAAAAGTTCTTATGAATTCAAGCACAGAAGAATCATTGTTGCACGGCAATATTTTCAATCTACCCGATAGACTAGACCAATCGGTCGCATCAACCGACAGGCGGCAGCGCCAGATTAGCGAAATTGCCGCAGATGGCGACCGACTGCCAGCGAAGCGCCCAACAAGCATAGCAGTGTGGTCACCACCAAGGTCACCACCACCACGCGCCAATCTGCCAGCGCCAGACTGAATTGCTGACCATAGCTGCGTGCCAGCGCTTCAACCGCTGGGTTCAGCCAGGTGCGGGCGCCCCAGACAATCGCGCAAGCCAGCAAGCCGCCCAGTACGCCCTGCATCGCCGCAAAATAAACAAACGGACGGCGGATAAAGGCATCGGTCGCGCCAATCAGCTTGGCCACCTCGATTTCGTCGCGGCGGGTCAGAATCTGCAGCCGGATCGCGTTGCCGGTGATAAGTACCAAAGCGACGGCCAGCAACACCAGAATGATCTGCAACAGGCCTTTACCCACGGCAATCAGCTGCTGCAACCGCCGCGCCCAGGCTGAATCAAGCTGCACCTGATCCACGCCCGAACTGGCGGTGAGTTCTTTTTGCAAAGCTTCTAGCGATTCTGGCGAGGCATCGGTATGCGCGGTAAGGACAAAGGCATCGGGCAACGGATTATCAGTGAGCCCGGCCAGCAAATCGCCACTGCCCACACTGGCTTGCATCTGTTTGAGGGCCTCGTCTTTACCAATAAAGCGCACGCCTGCCAGCCGCGTATCCGCCTGCAAATGTTGCTTGAGTGTGTTGATCTCGTCCGCTGTGACCGAAGTGCGCAAATAGACGGATAACTGCGGTTCCACCGGCAACTTGCCGATGACGCCTTGGGCGCTGGCAATCAGCAGATAAAACCCAAGCGGGAAGGCCGCTGCAATGGCGATCACCAACAGATTGAGCAAGCTGGACAGCGGCGCACGGACAATGCCGCCGAGCGTGCGTTGAAAAGCGATCCAGTTCAGGCGTATCCAGTGTTTCATGCGTGCGCCACCTTATGCGGAGAACTGGCCGTTTTTCAGGCGCAGGATGCGGCGACCATAGTCGGCCATGAGCGTTTCATCGTGGGCGGAAATAACCAGCGTCACGCCCACCTGGTGAAACGACTTGAACAATTCGAGGATGTCGTTGGCGTAATCGCGATCCAGATTGGCGGTGGGTTCATCGGCCAGCAGGATGGAGGGGCGGTGCACCACGGCGCGGGCAATGCACAAGCGTTGCTGCTCGCCACCCGACAGACTCACCGGGTTGAGGGCGTCTTTGCCAGACAGACCAACTTTATCCAGCGCGGCCTGCACACGGCGTTTGGCTTCGCGGTGATCAAAGCCGATGATATCCAGCGGCAGGCGCACGTTTTCAAACACGCTGCGGTCGTAGAGGATTTTGTGATCTTGAAAAATCAGCCCGATATGGCGGCGGGTATACGGCATGGACGCGCGGCGCATGCGCGCCAGGTTCTGGCCGTTCACCAGTACCGCGCCCTGGGTTGGGCGCTCGATACCGGCAATGAGCTTGAGCAAGGTGGATTTACCTGCGCCCGAATGGCCAGCCAGAAAGACGAGTTCGCCATCCTGGATTTCAAAACTGAGTTGTTTGACGGCATCAAAGCCGCCGGGGTATCGCTTGGTGACTTGCTGGAACTGGATCATGCGCCGTCCGTTATCAGGGTAACCATGCCGCGGGGACCGGATACATCAATCGTCAATCAAACAACGCATCAACATAATCCTTCGCCACAAACGGGCGCAGATCGTCGATGGTTTCACCTACACCAATAAAGCGGATCGGCACTGGCCGTTGCTTGGCAATCGCCGCAATCACGCCGCCCTTGGCGGTGCCGTCCAGCTTGGTCAGCACCAGCCCCGTCAGGCCCAGCGCATCGTCAAAGGCTTTGACCTGGCTGACTGCATTCTGGCCGGTATTGGCGTCGATCACCAACATGATTTCATGCGGACCAGTCGGGTCTGCTTTTTGCACCACACGCTTCACCTTTTTGATTTCTTCCATCAGGTTCAGCTGAGTCGGCAGGCGGCCGGCGGTATCGACAATGATCACATCACACTGGCGGGCGCGGGCGGCGTTGACCGCATCGAACGCCACCGCTGCGGCATCGCCGGATGCCTGGGAGATCACCTGCACGCCATTGCGCTCGCCCCAGACCACCAGTTGTTCGCGTGCCGCAGCGCGGAAGGTATCACCGGCCGCCAGCAGCACACTATGGCCCTGGCCCTGGAAGTACTTGGCCAGTTTGCCGATGCTGGTGGTTTTACCGGCGCCGTTAACACCGGCAACCATCAAGATAAAAGGTTTTTGCGGAGTGATAACCAGCGGCTGTTCCAGCGGCTGAATCAGTTCAAGCAACGCTTCTTTCAGCGCCTGGCGCAATTCGGAAGCGTCTTTCAGGCCACGCAGCGACACCCGGTCGCGCACATCTTTCAGCAGCGTATTGGTAGCCTCCACGCCCATATCGGCGGTAAGCAACACGGTTTCCAGTTCTTCATACAACTCTTCATCGATCTGGCCGCCGCCAAACAAGCCAGCCAGATTCTTGCCCAGCGAATCCCGGGTTTTGGCCAGACCGGCCTTCAGCCGCTCTGCCCAAGACATTTTGGGCTTTTCTTGCGGTTGCGGTTGCGGCAGTTCCGGTGCCGGTGCCGGAACAGGCACTTCGACCGCTACAATGGCTTCCGGGGCGATGACAACGTCAACTGGCGCCGTAGCAGGCGGCTCGACGGGCTCAAGCGGCGTGGATACCGGTTCGGCAACAGGTGTTGTCGGGTCGGTTTTGGGTTTCTTGCGGAAAAAATCGAACATAGGTGTTTGCGTCGCGTCGCCAATGGCGGAAAATATCTGATTTGGCGCGATTTTAGCGCGGGTGAGGCATGGCAGGACAGCATAAAAACCAGGTTCGCATAATTGGGGGCGAATACAAGCGCCGCATGGTCCATTTTCCGGACGGCGATGGCCTGCGTCCGACGCCGGATCGCGTGCGCGAAACACTGTTCAACTGGCTCGGCCAGGATCTGACCGGACAGGTTTGTCTGGATCTGTTTGCGGGCAGTGGCGCACTGGGTTTTGAAGCCGCATCACGCAATGCCAAACGTGTGGTGATGGTGGAAAAAGCCAAGCCGGTGTATGCCGCGTTGTCCGATAACCACAAAACATTGGGTATGACCAACGTCGAACTGATCTGGTCCGATGCCATCACCTGGTTGAAAAAAGCATCCGGCAAGTTTGATGTGGTGTTTCTTGACCCGCCCTTCGCCTCCGATCTGCTACCCCAGGCGCTGGAACTGGTGGCGGGCCTGCTCAATGATGACGCGGTGGTTTATGCCGAGTGCGGGCAGTGGCCAGATTTGCCGGGCTGGGAAGTGACGCGGGAACTGAAAGCGGGCGCGGTGCGTTGTGGTTTGCTGCGGCGAGTTGGTTGAACAAATGATCCAATCATCACAATAGGGCAACAATAGATGAAGAAACTCATCGTATTGCTATTGCTCGCGTTTGTTGGTGTGCGCGGCTGGCAACACTACCAGGAGGCCAAAGCAGTCGACGCCGCGGCCTTGGCCAGCACCAACCGTGCATTACCACGGGTTGCTCCCGGCGATGACCGGGTAGCTGCTAACGATTTGCCGGTACGCGCAACACAGGCCGTGTTTCAGTGCGAAGACAAGCACTACTGCAGCGAAATGAGGTCATGCGAGGAGGCAAAGTTTTACCTTAACAACTGCCCTAACCCGAAAATGGACGGTAATCACGATGGTGTCCCATGCGAACAGCAGTGGTGCCACTAATTCACGAAACGATTCACCCGCACTGCCGTCCAACAGATATGCCGTTGTCCCATAGTAAGGAACGTGGGACAATCGCCGCCGTTCTAAACGTAGCTGATTTTGAAGGAATATCGCCATGGCGCTGATGATCACGGATGAATGCATCAATTGTGATGTCTGCGAACCCGAATGCCCCAATAGCGCAATTTCGCAAGGCGCTGAGATTTACGAGATCGATCCGAACCTGTGTACCGAGTGCGTTGGCCATTACGACGAACCGCAATGCCAACAGGTCTGTCCGGTCGATTGCATTCCGTTCAATCCGGAAGCAAAAGAATCGAAAGA
This genomic interval from Silvimonas soli contains the following:
- the ftsE gene encoding cell division ATP-binding protein FtsE, coding for MIQFQQVTKRYPGGFDAVKQLSFEIQDGELVFLAGHSGAGKSTLLKLIAGIERPTQGAVLVNGQNLARMRRASMPYTRRHIGLIFQDHKILYDRSVFENVRLPLDIIGFDHREAKRRVQAALDKVGLSGKDALNPVSLSGGEQQRLCIARAVVHRPSILLADEPTANLDRDYANDILELFKSFHQVGVTLVISAHDETLMADYGRRILRLKNGQFSA
- a CDS encoding YfhL family 4Fe-4S dicluster ferredoxin, with translation MALMITDECINCDVCEPECPNSAISQGAEIYEIDPNLCTECVGHYDEPQCQQVCPVDCIPFNPEAKESKEELYQKYLIISGKA
- the rsmD gene encoding 16S rRNA (guanine(966)-N(2))-methyltransferase RsmD, whose translation is MAGQHKNQVRIIGGEYKRRMVHFPDGDGLRPTPDRVRETLFNWLGQDLTGQVCLDLFAGSGALGFEAASRNAKRVVMVEKAKPVYAALSDNHKTLGMTNVELIWSDAITWLKKASGKFDVVFLDPPFASDLLPQALELVAGLLNDDAVVYAECGQWPDLPGWEVTRELKAGAVRCGLLRRVG
- a CDS encoding M14 family metallopeptidase — translated: MLTLSTAFDSGAIETISLEDHANIRLNLRADNASAFKQWFHFRLSGTAFRECVMHIENAGQSAYPGGWDGYAARASYDGIEWFCVPTEYENGVLTIRHQPQRDTVYYAYFEPYSWERHLQMLGHAQISPDCVIRELGQTVDGRPLDMLRIGTPEPGKKTIWITARQHPGESMAEWCAEGVIGTLLDTQHAVGRTLLNKAVFYIVPNMNPDGSVRGNLRTNAAGTNLNRAWQAPSMETSPEVFLVRQAMQETGVDAFFDMHGDESIPHNFVAGCEDNPSFSAHQRALQDAFKTLWVAVSPDFQTEYGYGDSQFGPETLTLATNWVGDHFGCLAFTLEMPFKDTANHPEPDVGWNGERSMQLGVSMLTALNGVIDRLR
- the rpoH gene encoding RNA polymerase sigma factor RpoH encodes the protein MVDSVALPVITGGDSIESYIQRVNAVPMLTHEQEIDLANRYRNDNDLEAAGQLVMSHLRVVVSIARGYAGYGLQQADLVQEGNIGLMKAVKRFEPSRGVRLFSFAVHWIKAEIHEYILRNWRLVRIATTKAQRKLFFNLRSKKTGFSALTQAQAQVIAEDLGVKPEEVLEMETRMTGQDVALMADDGDDDGYAPIDWLADSENEPVRQIERRAYDNLQSEGLQQALGTLDARSRRIIEARWLGDDGSTTLHELAAEFGVSAERIRQIEAKALQKMKDALEPAMA
- a CDS encoding excalibur calcium-binding domain-containing protein encodes the protein MKKLIVLLLLAFVGVRGWQHYQEAKAVDAAALASTNRALPRVAPGDDRVAANDLPVRATQAVFQCEDKHYCSEMRSCEEAKFYLNNCPNPKMDGNHDGVPCEQQWCH
- the ftsX gene encoding permease-like cell division protein FtsX, whose product is MKHWIRLNWIAFQRTLGGIVRAPLSSLLNLLVIAIAAAFPLGFYLLIASAQGVIGKLPVEPQLSVYLRTSVTADEINTLKQHLQADTRLAGVRFIGKDEALKQMQASVGSGDLLAGLTDNPLPDAFVLTAHTDASPESLEALQKELTASSGVDQVQLDSAWARRLQQLIAVGKGLLQIILVLLAVALVLITGNAIRLQILTRRDEIEVAKLIGATDAFIRRPFVYFAAMQGVLGGLLACAIVWGARTWLNPAVEALARSYGQQFSLALADWRVVVVTLVVTTLLCLLGASLAVGRHLRQFR
- the ftsY gene encoding signal recognition particle-docking protein FtsY produces the protein MFDFFRKKPKTDPTTPVAEPVSTPLEPVEPPATAPVDVVIAPEAIVAVEVPVPAPAPELPQPQPQEKPKMSWAERLKAGLAKTRDSLGKNLAGLFGGGQIDEELYEELETVLLTADMGVEATNTLLKDVRDRVSLRGLKDASELRQALKEALLELIQPLEQPLVITPQKPFILMVAGVNGAGKTTSIGKLAKYFQGQGHSVLLAAGDTFRAAAREQLVVWGERNGVQVISQASGDAAAVAFDAVNAARARQCDVIIVDTAGRLPTQLNLMEEIKKVKRVVQKADPTGPHEIMLVIDANTGQNAVSQVKAFDDALGLTGLVLTKLDGTAKGGVIAAIAKQRPVPIRFIGVGETIDDLRPFVAKDYVDALFD